The window GCCCCTGCGCGGGCCCTTGCGCTGCCGCCTGCAGGCGCAGACGGTGGCGCTGGCGGATCTGTTCAGCCAGTTGCCGATCCTGGAACGTTGCGACAATGTCAGCGTGGAGTTCGATGCGCCCACGGCGGAATATGCGGTGCGGGTACTCAACAGCCTTTCGGCCATGTCGGCGATGTTGCGCTGAGCGGCTGCGTTTTGCTTCTTTTCTCGTTTGGTGGTTTGTTGACTCTCATTTGAGAAGGTTCTAGGATGAGAGGGTAGCAATTCCCAGATGAGAGGCAGGCCATGACAACCCGATCCAGCAGCATCCGCGTAGTGAGCAAAGGCAGCCAGGGACTGGGCGCCCGGCCCAATGACTTCCAGCGCTTTGCCAACATGGATCCGATCAGCCAGGGTCGCACCATTCGCGATGGCATGGACGCCATCATCGCCGAGCGGGTGGCCAGGGAGCTGCTGCAGATTCCCTTGCAGACACTGCTGGCCGGCCTGGGATTGCCCAGCTCCACTATCTTGCGCAAGATTTCCCGCAAGGAACGACTCTCCGGTTCCGAATCCGACCGCATCGCCCGCGTGCTCTACATTCGCGAGCAGGCGGCGGACGTGTTCGAGGATGAGGAGCTGGCCGCCGAATGGATGCGCCGCGCCAATGCAGCGCTGGGCGGCATGACCCCGCTGGAAGTGCTCGATACCCAACCCGGCTATGACCGGGTGCGCGATATTCTCTCCCGCATTGCCTTTGGAGTGGCGGCGTGAAACTGTACCGCCTGGCCAAGGACAAGCCAGGACACTACGCCGCAGAAGACCTCTCGGGCAATGGCGCAGCCTTGAGTGGCGGACGCTGGAATCCGCGTGGCTTGCGGGTGCTCTACACCTGCTGCAGCGCTTCGACGGCCTTGCTCGAATCCCTGGTCCACATGGCGGGGCTCATGCCCCGCGCCCGCTACTATCTGATCGTGCTGGAGGCGCCCGATGCCGAACTGCGCAAGGCTTACGTGCCGAGCCTGCCGCCGGACTGGGCCGATATCACGCGCGACCCGGCCAGCACGGCGGCCATCGGGCAGCACTGGATAGAAGAGGGAAAGCACCTGATGATGAAAGTGCCTTCGGTCGTCAGTCCGACCGATTTCAATGTCTTGCTCAATCCGCTGCATCCGCAGATGCCTGGCATCAAGGTAGTGGAAAAGAAGTTGTTCCAGTTCGATGCCAGACTGTTCGGCTGATGACGGCTGATGAGGCGGTACAGGCTACTGGGCCTTGCTTTCGATCAGCTTGACCAGGGCATGGACGGTCAGGTTGGCCGGCGCGGACAACCCATGCGCCTGCGCGCGCGCCACGATGAAACCATTGAGGTGATCGATCTCGCTGGGCTTGCCGCGCGCCAGGTCCTGGGCGGTGGAAGAGAACTGGCCGGGCATGGTCTGGACGATCTTGCGCACGGCGCTGTCCACGTCGTCGGCCAGGGTCACGCCTTCGGCCGCAGCAACTGCCTTGCATTCAGTCACCAGCTGGGCAATCACCTCGGGGATGCCAGGGCCTTCGACCAGCTTGCCATAAGGCAGTTGCGCAATGGCCGAGAGGGCATTGTAGGCGCAGTTGAGGATGAGCTTGAGCCAGAGCTCGCCGCGCACATTGTCTGATATCTCGGTGGGAACGCCCGCTGCGACGAGCGCATCGGCGGCATCGCGGCTCCCCGCTGCGGGCTCGATGACCAGCTCGCCCCGGCCATGATGCTTGACGTGTCCTGGTCCGGCCATCTCGGTGGCCACATAGACGACGGCGGCTGCCACCGGCTGAGCCATCACGGTGCGCAGGCGCTCGGCGTTGTCGGTGCCGTTCTGCAAGCTCAGCACCAGCGTATCGGGTGCGAGATGGGGCGCCAGTTGCGCGCCGGCAGTTTCTGTATCGGGCGACTTGACGCAGAACAGCACCAGCTCAGCATCAGCGGCAATGGCCGCATCGGTGCTGGCCTTCACCGCAATGGTCTCGTCGAAGGCCTTGGTTTCGAGACGCAGGCCACGGGTGTTGAAGGCCTCCACGTGCTGCGGCCGGCCCACCAGCGCCACCTGATGCCCGACCCGCGCCAGCATGCCGGCAAAATAACAGCCCACTGCGCCTGCGCCCATCACTGCGACTTTCATCCCTGTCTCCTCGCTGGTCAAAGCGGAAAGGCTAGCACAGCGCAGCTTGGATTTCAGGAACAGGATGGGCATTGTCAGCAAGCTGACGACGCAACGATAGCGATGGAAGAAATTTCAATTAAATAGCTTGCTATTTAATTTTGACCTCGCTAAACTGCGTTCCATGGTTTCGAAAACAGACAAACGCAAGGCGGCCCCGCTACTGGATGCCCAGTTGTGTTTTGCGCTGTATTCGACGTCCTTGTCGATGAGCAAGCTCTACCGCAAGCTCTTGCGCGACTTGGGCATCACCTATTCGCAGTACCTGGTGCTGATGGTGTTGTGGGAACAGGATCAGCTCACCGTCTCCGAGATCGGCGAACGCCTGGTGCTGGATTCGGCCACGCTGACCCCCTTGCTCAAGCGCATGGAAGCGCAGGGCCTGGTGACCCGGGAGCGGGCGGCCAGCGACGAGCGGCAGGTGGTCATCTCGCTCACCGCCGAGGGCGACACGCTGCGCGAGAAGGCGGTGGAGTTGCCGCGTGAAGTCTTGCGCGCCACCGAATCGACCGCTGCGGAGCTGGCGGCGATCAAGGAAGAATTGATGCAGTTGCGGGCGCGCCTGCACAAGAATACCGGCGACTAGCCAGACGCCGTAGAGCAAGAGCAATGCAGGCAGGGACATGGGCCGGATGGCGTGTCCCTTTTTTGAAGTCAAATATATAGTGCGCTATTTAATAGTATGTAATTACGCATTCAGGAAGTCGTACGCAGCTTGATGTGCAGGTTCTCCTTTCCCTCCGACAGGTCCGCAGGAGGGCAGTTATACCGAGAGCCAATAGCGTCATATAAGTAGTTTGCTATTTAATAGTTCTTTAATAGTTATTTGGTAGTTATTTAATGGTTGTTTGATTGAAACGCCGTTTTTTTGCTGTAACCCGACGCAGTCCCCTCGTTGCAGTTCTCCGGTGTCCGCACCGATTTGATATTTGATAAAGGAAGAAAATCATGACATCGTTCAAGCAACTCGCCGCCGTCGCCGCCATCGGCCTGGTATTCGGTAATGCCTATGCCGCTGGCGACGCTGGCGTGGAACCCACCACCCAGGCTTTCCTGCAGGCCCTCGAAGCCGGCGGCGGCAAGCCCCTGGAACAGCTTTCGCCGGCGGACGCCCGCGCCGTGCTGGTGGGTGCGCAAGCCAGCGTGAAGCTGCAACTGCCCAAGGCCGATGTCTCCGAGAAGACCATCAGCGCCGACGGCCAGCAGATCAAGCTGACCATCGTGCGTCCGGCCGGTTCGGCCAAGAAGACGCTGCCGGCCTTCATGTTCTTCCACGGCGGCGGCTGGGTGCTGGGCGACTTCCCCACCCACGAGCGCCTGGTGCGCGACCTGGTAGCCAACTCGGGTGCAGTGGCGGTGTTCGTGAACTACACGCCTTCGCCTGAAGCGCATTATGGCGTGGCGATCAACCAGGCCTATGCCGCTACCAAGTGGGTAGCAGAACATGGCAAGGAGATCAACGTCGATGGCAAGCGCCTGGCCGTGGCCGGCAACAGCGTGGGCGGCAACATGGCTGCCGTGGTGGCCCTGATGGCCAAGGACAAGGGCGGCCCGGCGCTGCGCTCGGAAGTGCTGCTGTGGCCGGTGACCGATGCCAATTTCGAGACCGCATCCTACAACCAGTTCGCCAATGGCTACTTCCTGACCAAGAACATGATGAAGTGGTTCTGGGACAGCTACACCACCGACGCCGCCAAGCGCAAGGAAATCACCGCCTCGCCCTTGAACGCGACCCCGGCGCAACTGTCCGGCCTGCCGCCGACCCTGATCCAGACCGCCGAAAAGGACGTGCTGCGTGACGAGGGCGAAGAGTATGGCCGCAAGCTGGCTGCTGCCGGCGTGGCCGTGACCAGCGTGCGCTACAACGGCATGATCCACGACTTTGGCCTGTTGAACGTGCTGGCCAAGGTGCCGGCGGTGCAGACGGCGATGCGCCAGGCGGGTGAAGAGCTCAAGTTCCGCCTGAAGTAATTGCATCAGCTTGTCCTGCGCGTGAAGTCGCGCAGGGCGTGGTGCTTCAAATGCAAAAGGCTCCTGGACGCATGCATGTGTCCGGAGCCTTTTGCGTTTTTGCCTTTTGTGTACCTGCTAACCGTTCGTCCTGAGTAGCGGCGGCAGCCGCGTATCGAAGGCGCTGCTACCTGTACGCCTGCGATACGGCCCTGCGGGCCTACTCAGGACGAACGGGCGGCGGGGCGCAAAGGAATGCCTTGCACCTCTCTCGCCCATCCATCTTTACGCCAGCACGCGCGTCAGCCACGCGCCGATATCCTCGACTTCTTCACCACACACCGAGTGCTGCATGGGATAGTCATGCCACTCGACCGGATGGCCCAGTTGCGTGAGCAGTTCGCGCGACTTCACGGCGCGCTCCAGCACCACCACTGGGTCCATGGTGCCATGGGCCATGAAGATGGGCGTGTCGTGGTTGGCGGCATGGCGTTCGGCCTCGATGGTGGCGGCCAGCGGCAGGTAGCCGGACAGGCACATCAGGCCCGCCAGGCGTTCCGGATGGCGCAGGCCGGTCTGCAGGGTCATGGCGCAACCTTGCGAGAAGCCGGCCAGCACAATCCGGTTGGCCGGGACGCCGCGCGCCTTTTCCTGGGCGATCAGGGCTTCGATGGCGGCCTGCGAGGCGCGCAGGCCGGGTTCATCCTCGCGGCGCACCAGGTCGGGGGCGAAGATGTCGTACCAGGCGCGCATCACATAGCCGCCGTTGATGGTCACCGGCATGGTCGGCGCGGTCGGGAAGATGAAACGGATCGGCGGGCAGGCCGAGAGGTCCAGCTCGCGCACGATAGGCACGAAGTCCGAGCCATCGGCTCCCAGGCCATGCAGCCAGATGACGGAGGCGGTGGGATTGGGAGCGGTATCGATCTGGATGGTGTCGAGTGGTGCGGCCATGGGCGTGCGGTTCCTGATTCCTGTGCGGTTGGGGGAGGGCGATTTGTCTGTCTCGCTGCCCGGGCGCACAATACGGTCTTGTCCAAGGATGTGCGCCTGGGCGATGGGCTCACATCATACGATGAACGCGGCCGTCCTGCTGCGATCGGTCACAAGGAGCTTTGATGAAGTGCAAACGATTTTCCGGACTGCTGGCCGGCGCCCTGAGCCTGTTGCTCGTCTTGCCGCCGCCCCTGGCGCAGGCTGAGGCCGAGGGCAGGCTGTTCCAGCCCACCGGCGAGAACCTGATGATCTCGCCGCCCGCTGGCTGGCGGCTGGCCTACATGGACGGCGATCCGGAGGGAGATTATGTGGTCGATTTCCTGCCGCAGAACGAGGCCCACGATTCCTGGCGCGAAGGCTACATGAGCGTGCAGCGTCGCACCTTCCCGGAAGCGGCCCTGCGGGACAACATCCGCGCCCGCAACCTGACCATGCCGCAGGTGGCGATCTCGGAGGTGATGCAGATCGCACAGCGCAAGTGTCCTGGCCGTTTCGTGCCGATGGGGCAGAAGGACAGCCTGACCAACAATATTCCGACTTCCGTGAGCGGTGGTTTCTGCGACCGGCTGGGACCCAGCGCACCCTATGGCGAAGGTTCGGTGATGGCCGTCTTCGAGGGCAAGGAGCGTCTGTTCGTGGTGCAGTTCAGCTGGCGTCCGTCCACCGAGAACGAACTGAAGCAGTTCGCTTACCGGATCAGTCCGGCGCGACTGCAACAGTTCCTGGACTTGCTCAATGCGGCCACGCTGTGCGGCGGCCCGGACGAGGGGAAATGCCCCAACTAGGGCCTGCCTGGCCTAGTTGCCGGCCGGGCTGGTCGGGCGGATTGCCGACTTGGGACGGAAGGCCTTGCAGACCGCGTCATCGGTCTCGATGTAGGGCCCGCCGATGAGGTCGATGCAGTAGGGGATGGCGGCGAAGATACCGGCTACGCGGGTCTTGCCGTCTTCATCCTTCAAGCCTTCCAGCGTTTCGCGGATGGACTTGGGCTGGCCGGGCAGGTTCAGCACCAGTGCAGCATGGTCGGCCGTTTCGCGGATCACCGCGACCTGGCGCGAGAGGATGGCCGTGGGAACGAACTGCAGGCTGATCTGGCGCATCTGCTCGCCAAAGCCCGGCATTTCCTTGGTGCCGATGGCCAGCGTGGCTTCGGGCGTGACGTCGCGCCGCGAGGGGCCGGTGCCGCCGGTGGTCAGCACCAGGTCGCAGCGGGCCACATCGACCAGCTCGACGATGGTCTGCTCGATCTGGGCGCGTTCATCGGGGATGAGGCGGGTCTGCACCTCGAAGGCGCTGCGAAGCGCACGGCCCAGCCATTCTTCCAGGGCCGGGATGCCCTGGTCCTGATAGACGCCACCGGAGGCGCGGTCCGAGATCGACACCAGGCCCACCCGCAGCACCTCACGCTGGACGGCTTCAGCGCTCATCGCCGTCCTGCTCGTCATCGGCCTGCTCGGCGGCTTCGCCCTTGGCCAGCGCGGCCTGGGTCTGCAACTGCTTGAGGATCTGGAAGATCTCGCGGTAGGCCTTGGGCGGCTTGTTTTCCGCCTGTTCCTTGCGGGCATTGCGGATCAGGGTGCGCATGTGCTGCACGTCCACCTCGGGATGGCGGTTCAGCAGTTCGGTGAGCGCCTGGTCGTCGGCCAGCAGCTTTTCGCGGCGGCGTTCCAGCGCGTGCATGGCGGCGGTTTCGGCCTTGGAGGCGCCGTGCCAGCTGTCGATGGTCTTCTGAATGATGGCGATCTCGTCGGCTTCCAGCGTGCGCATCTTCTTGCCCACGTACTGCATCTGGCGGCGACGGCCTTCGTGGTCCTTGATCTGCTGGCATTCGAGGATGGCCTCGCGCACATCCTCGGGCATGGGTACGCGCTTGACGCGGTCGCGCGGTTCGTTGACCAGGGATTCGCCCAGCTTTTGCAGGGCATCCATCTCGCGCTTGAGCTGGGACTTGGAGGGGCGGTCGTATTCCTGTTCGAATTCGCTGGACTGGAATCCGACAGCGCCGCGGTTGGCATTGGGCATATCGTGACTTCGAGAAATAAAGCTTAACGACTGCTATGATAACCGCTTTACCCGGATTTCAGAGAAAACAGGCTCATGAGCGATACCCCATTCACGCACAGTCAGGACCAGTTGAAGCAGTTGGCGCAGGATGTCCTGCGTTATGCCCGTGACAAGGGCGCCTCGGACGCCGCCGTCGACATCAGCGAAGGCAGCGGCCTCTCGGTAGCGGTGCGCAAGGGCAAGATCGAGACCATCGAGCAGAACAAGGACAAGGGCATCGGCGTGACCGTGTTCCTCGGAGAAGGCCGCCAGGTGCGGCGCGGCAATGCCAGCACCTCGGATTTCTCGCAGCAGGCCCTGAAGGAAACGGTCGAGGCCGCCTACAACATTGCCCGCTTCACCTCCATCGATGACTGCGCCGGCCTGCCCGATGCCGAGATGCTGGAAATGGCGCCGCGCGACCTGAAATTGTTTTCGCCGTGGAATATTTCCGCCGAAGAAGCTGTGGCGCTGGCCCAACGCTGCGAAACCGCTGCGCTGGAGACGGATCCCCGCATCAGCAACAGCGAAGGCGCCGGTGTCTACGTGCAACACTCGCATTTCATCGCCGCCAACAGCCGTGGTTTCATGGGCGGCTATCCCTTCTCGCGCCACACCATCTCGGTGGCGCCGATCGCCGGCAAGGGTGCGAGCATGCAGCGCGACGACTGGTATTCCTCCAAGCGCGACCCTAAAAAGCTGGCCCAGCCCGAAGCCATCGGCCGTTACGCCGCCGAGCGCGCGCTGGCGCGCCTGAACGCACGCAAGCTGAGCACCCGCAAGTGCCCGGTGCTGTTCGAGGCGCCGCTGGCAGCGGGTCTGCTGGGTGCATTCGTGCAGGCCGTCTCGGGTGGTGCGCTGTACCGTAAATCGACTTTCCTGCTGGACTCCCTGGGCCAGCAGGTGTTTCCGGAACACATCCAGATCCTGGAAGATCCGCACGTCATCGGTGGCGTCGGCTCGGCCCCGTTCGATGAAGAGGGTGTGCGCACGCTCAAGCGCGAAGTGGTGCGCAATGGCGTGGTGCAGGGTTATTTCCTGTCCACCTATTCGGCCCGCAAGCTGGGCATGCAGACCACCGGCAACTCGGGCGGTTCGCACAACCTCACGCTGCGCTCGGAGCTGACCACCCGCGCCGATACCTTCAAGGGCATGTTGAAGAAGATGGGCACCGGCTTGCTGGTGACCGAGCTGATGGGCCAGGGCGTGAACTACGTCACCGGCGACTATTCGCGCGGCGCTTCCGGTTACTGGGTCGAGAATGGCGTGATCCAGTATCCGGTGGAAGAGATCACCATTGCCGGTAACATGAAGGACATGCTGCGCCAGATCGTGGCCGTAGGTAACGACACGCTCATCCGCGGCACCAAGGAAACCGGTTCCATCCTGCTGGAAAGCATGACCATCGCGGGCGACTGAGTCTGGCGCCAGCCGCCATGTCTTGCGACATGGCGGCACACCACGGCCGTCGCCGCCTGTACGGGGAGGCAAGCCATGGACGACATCCACATCCGGCGCGGCTATCTGCCAGGCGCCATCGGGCGTGTAGCTGAACTGCACGCTGCCTATTACACCGAGAACTGGAGCTTCGGCGTCTACTTCGAAGCCCGCATCGCTACCGAGCTGGCGGCCTTCATGAGTCGCTACGACGACGCCCGGGACGGCTTCTGGACGGCCACCGTACACGGACGCATCGAAGGCGCGCTGACCATTGACGGCCAGCATGCACAGGAGCAGGGCGCCTGGCTGCGCTGGTTCATCGCCTCCGAGAAGCTGCGCGGGCGCGGCGTGGGCGATGCGCTGCTGAGCGAGGCCGTGCGCTGCTGCGCCGAGCGTGACATTGCCTCCATCTACCTGTGGACCTTCGAGGGGCTGCACGCGGCCCGCACGCTCTACGAGCGCCACGGCTTCGTGAGGGTGGAGGAGCGCATCGGCTCGCATTGGGGCGTGAAGCTCAAGGAACAGCGCTACGAACTGCTGCTGTGAGGGCGCCGGCAAGCTGTCCGGCGCAGCGCTAGAATGGCGGATTGCGCCTTGCGCGACTTCCGGATGACATTTCCCGCAACATGGCTCTCCATACCGACTCCGCCCATTCCAGCGGCCAAGTCCTGCCGTTTCGCGAATCCTTGCTGGCCACGCTGGGCATTTGCTTCGTCATCATGCTGGTGGCGCTGGACCAGACCATCGTGGGCACCGCGCTTCCCACCATCGTGGCCGAGCTCAAGGGCTTCGAGCTCTACGCCTGGGTCGCCACAGCCTACCTGCTGACCTCGGTCATCACCGTGCCCATCTTCGGGCGGCTGGGCGACTACTTCGGCCGCAAGCCTTTCGTGATCGCTTCCATCATCGTCTTTGTCGGCGCCTCCGCCTTGTGCGGCATGGCCAACAGCATGTTGTTCCTGGTGCTGGCGCGCGGCTTGCAGGGCATTGGCGGGGGCATGCTGGTGGGAACCTGTTTTGCGTCGGTGGCCGACCTGTTTCCCGATCCCCGGGTGCGCTTGCGCTGGCAGATCATCCTCTCGGTGTCCTTTGGCATTGCCACGGCGGTCGGTCCCTCGCTGGGCGGCTTCCTGACCCAGGGCCTGGGCTGGCGCTGGGTGTTCTACTGCAACCTGCCCATCGGTGTGATTTCGCTGTTCTTCGTGTGGCGTTTCGTGCCGCATATCCGCCATATGCAGCATGCAGGCAAGATGCGGCTGGACTGGCCCGGCGCGCTTCTGATCTCGCTGTCGCTGGGCAGCCTGCAACTGCTGGTGGAGCTCTTGCCCAAGCGCGGCGTCACCAGCGGCATGCTGGTCTTGCTGGCGGTGTCGGTGGCGGCTTTCTATGCCTTGTGGAAATGG is drawn from Herbaspirillum seropedicae and contains these coding sequences:
- a CDS encoding GNAT family N-acetyltransferase; the encoded protein is MDDIHIRRGYLPGAIGRVAELHAAYYTENWSFGVYFEARIATELAAFMSRYDDARDGFWTATVHGRIEGALTIDGQHAQEQGAWLRWFIASEKLRGRGVGDALLSEAVRCCAERDIASIYLWTFEGLHAARTLYERHGFVRVEERIGSHWGVKLKEQRYELLL
- the pmbA gene encoding metalloprotease PmbA, producing the protein MSDTPFTHSQDQLKQLAQDVLRYARDKGASDAAVDISEGSGLSVAVRKGKIETIEQNKDKGIGVTVFLGEGRQVRRGNASTSDFSQQALKETVEAAYNIARFTSIDDCAGLPDAEMLEMAPRDLKLFSPWNISAEEAVALAQRCETAALETDPRISNSEGAGVYVQHSHFIAANSRGFMGGYPFSRHTISVAPIAGKGASMQRDDWYSSKRDPKKLAQPEAIGRYAAERALARLNARKLSTRKCPVLFEAPLAAGLLGAFVQAVSGGALYRKSTFLLDSLGQQVFPEHIQILEDPHVIGGVGSAPFDEEGVRTLKREVVRNGVVQGYFLSTYSARKLGMQTTGNSGGSHNLTLRSELTTRADTFKGMLKKMGTGLLVTELMGQGVNYVTGDYSRGASGYWVENGVIQYPVEEITIAGNMKDMLRQIVAVGNDTLIRGTKETGSILLESMTIAGD
- a CDS encoding MarR family winged helix-turn-helix transcriptional regulator encodes the protein MVSKTDKRKAAPLLDAQLCFALYSTSLSMSKLYRKLLRDLGITYSQYLVLMVLWEQDQLTVSEIGERLVLDSATLTPLLKRMEAQGLVTRERAASDERQVVISLTAEGDTLREKAVELPREVLRATESTAAELAAIKEELMQLRARLHKNTGD
- a CDS encoding RES family NAD+ phosphorylase encodes the protein MKLYRLAKDKPGHYAAEDLSGNGAALSGGRWNPRGLRVLYTCCSASTALLESLVHMAGLMPRARYYLIVLEAPDAELRKAYVPSLPPDWADITRDPASTAAIGQHWIEEGKHLMMKVPSVVSPTDFNVLLNPLHPQMPGIKVVEKKLFQFDARLFG
- a CDS encoding alpha/beta hydrolase; translation: MTSFKQLAAVAAIGLVFGNAYAAGDAGVEPTTQAFLQALEAGGGKPLEQLSPADARAVLVGAQASVKLQLPKADVSEKTISADGQQIKLTIVRPAGSAKKTLPAFMFFHGGGWVLGDFPTHERLVRDLVANSGAVAVFVNYTPSPEAHYGVAINQAYAATKWVAEHGKEINVDGKRLAVAGNSVGGNMAAVVALMAKDKGGPALRSEVLLWPVTDANFETASYNQFANGYFLTKNMMKWFWDSYTTDAAKRKEITASPLNATPAQLSGLPPTLIQTAEKDVLRDEGEEYGRKLAAAGVAVTSVRYNGMIHDFGLLNVLAKVPAVQTAMRQAGEELKFRLK
- the parS gene encoding type II toxin-antitoxin system Xre/ParS family antitoxin, with translation MTTRSSSIRVVSKGSQGLGARPNDFQRFANMDPISQGRTIRDGMDAIIAERVARELLQIPLQTLLAGLGLPSSTILRKISRKERLSGSESDRIARVLYIREQAADVFEDEELAAEWMRRANAALGGMTPLEVLDTQPGYDRVRDILSRIAFGVAA
- a CDS encoding alpha/beta hydrolase; this encodes MAAPLDTIQIDTAPNPTASVIWLHGLGADGSDFVPIVRELDLSACPPIRFIFPTAPTMPVTINGGYVMRAWYDIFAPDLVRREDEPGLRASQAAIEALIAQEKARGVPANRIVLAGFSQGCAMTLQTGLRHPERLAGLMCLSGYLPLAATIEAERHAANHDTPIFMAHGTMDPVVVLERAVKSRELLTQLGHPVEWHDYPMQHSVCGEEVEDIGAWLTRVLA
- the yjgA gene encoding ribosome biogenesis factor YjgA translates to MPNANRGAVGFQSSEFEQEYDRPSKSQLKREMDALQKLGESLVNEPRDRVKRVPMPEDVREAILECQQIKDHEGRRRQMQYVGKKMRTLEADEIAIIQKTIDSWHGASKAETAAMHALERRREKLLADDQALTELLNRHPEVDVQHMRTLIRNARKEQAENKPPKAYREIFQILKQLQTQAALAKGEAAEQADDEQDGDER
- a CDS encoding ketopantoate reductase family protein; the encoded protein is MKVAVMGAGAVGCYFAGMLARVGHQVALVGRPQHVEAFNTRGLRLETKAFDETIAVKASTDAAIAADAELVLFCVKSPDTETAGAQLAPHLAPDTLVLSLQNGTDNAERLRTVMAQPVAAAVVYVATEMAGPGHVKHHGRGELVIEPAAGSRDAADALVAAGVPTEISDNVRGELWLKLILNCAYNALSAIAQLPYGKLVEGPGIPEVIAQLVTECKAVAAAEGVTLADDVDSAVRKIVQTMPGQFSSTAQDLARGKPSEIDHLNGFIVARAQAHGLSAPANLTVHALVKLIESKAQ
- the mog gene encoding molybdopterin adenylyltransferase, coding for MSAEAVQREVLRVGLVSISDRASGGVYQDQGIPALEEWLGRALRSAFEVQTRLIPDERAQIEQTIVELVDVARCDLVLTTGGTGPSRRDVTPEATLAIGTKEMPGFGEQMRQISLQFVPTAILSRQVAVIRETADHAALVLNLPGQPKSIRETLEGLKDEDGKTRVAGIFAAIPYCIDLIGGPYIETDDAVCKAFRPKSAIRPTSPAGN